The Labrus mixtus chromosome 16, fLabMix1.1, whole genome shotgun sequence genome window below encodes:
- the LOC132991255 gene encoding stathmin-like yields the protein MASAEDIQVKELDKRASGQAFEVILASPAPDANFPLSPPKAKDVSLEEIQRKLDAAEERRKNHEAEVLKHLAEKREHEKEVLKKAMEENNNFSKMAEEKLNQKLEANKENRTALMAAMNEKFKEKDKKLEEVRKNKETKEGTSED from the exons ATGGCATCCGCTGAAG ATATCCAGGTTAAGGAGCTTGACAAGCGGGCCTCAGGCCAGGCCTTTGAGGTCATCCTGGCCTCTCCTGCCCCGGATGCCAACTTCCCCCTGTCTCCTCCCAAGGCGAAGGATGTATCACTGGAGGAAATCCAGAGGAAACTGGATGCCGCAGAGGAGAGGCGCAAG AACCATGAAGCTGAGGTTCTGAAGCACTTAGCTGAGAAGCGTGAGCATGAAAAGGAAGTGCTGAAGAAAGCAATGGAGGAGAACAACAACTTCAGCAAGATGGCTGAGGAGAAGCTCAATCAGAAGTTGGAGGCCAACAAAGAGAACCGCACAGCACTAATGGCAGCCATGAACGAGAAGTTCAAGGAGAAG gACAAGAAGTTGGAAGAGGTACGAAAGAACAAGGAAACCAAAGAGGGCACTTCGGAAGACTGA